Proteins found in one Bremerella volcania genomic segment:
- the ilvA gene encoding threonine ammonia-lyase, biosynthetic, whose amino-acid sequence MNQTPKSKPAASSSAKRGLVGDGTHLGLMDYLRKILNAQVYDVAHESALERATKLSERLKNNVYLKREDSQKVFSFKLRGAYNKMAQLTPQQLERGVICASAGNHAQGVALAASHLGCTATIVMPKTTPELKIEAVKALGGNVVLHGESFTDAYQHAGQLSSTNEMTFVHPFDDPDVIAGQGTIAMEILRQHQKPIHAIFVAIGGGGMISGVAAYIKAVRPEIKVIGVQTNDSDAMVRSVKQGKRVQLQDVGLFSDGTAVKQVGEETFRITRALVDDFVVVDTDAVCAAIKDVFEDTRSILEPAGALSVAGLKQYAAKHNLLGDALIAVTCGANMNFDRLRFVAERAEVGENREALFAVTIPERKGSFKRLCELIGPRAVTEFNYRISDSNVAHVFVGLAVNNRDEAKRIADELRSSSFDTLDLTDDELAKLHVRHLVGGHSKMAADEHLYRFVFPERPGALMKFLSAMPSDWNISLFHYRNQGADYGRILVGLQIPSDATTEFQDFIESIAYPYVEETENPAYRLFLA is encoded by the coding sequence ATGAACCAAACGCCTAAATCGAAGCCAGCTGCGAGTTCTTCCGCTAAACGTGGTCTTGTCGGAGATGGGACCCATCTCGGGCTCATGGACTACCTCCGCAAGATCCTCAACGCCCAGGTCTACGACGTCGCTCACGAGTCGGCACTCGAACGGGCCACCAAGCTTTCCGAGCGACTGAAAAACAACGTCTACCTGAAACGCGAAGACAGCCAGAAGGTGTTCAGTTTCAAGCTGCGTGGGGCCTACAACAAAATGGCTCAGCTCACCCCGCAGCAGCTGGAGCGCGGCGTGATCTGCGCTTCGGCTGGCAACCACGCCCAAGGGGTGGCGCTGGCGGCTTCGCATCTCGGCTGCACGGCGACGATCGTCATGCCCAAGACCACGCCCGAGCTGAAAATCGAAGCGGTGAAGGCCCTCGGGGGCAATGTCGTCTTGCATGGGGAAAGCTTCACCGACGCCTACCAGCACGCCGGCCAGCTGAGCAGCACCAACGAGATGACCTTCGTCCATCCCTTTGACGACCCCGACGTGATCGCCGGCCAAGGGACCATCGCGATGGAGATCCTGCGGCAACATCAAAAACCGATTCATGCCATCTTCGTCGCGATCGGTGGTGGCGGCATGATCTCAGGCGTGGCCGCCTACATCAAAGCGGTTCGGCCGGAGATCAAAGTCATCGGCGTGCAGACGAACGACTCCGACGCCATGGTCCGCAGCGTCAAGCAAGGCAAGCGGGTGCAGCTCCAGGACGTCGGCCTCTTCTCTGATGGCACCGCCGTCAAACAGGTCGGCGAAGAGACCTTCCGCATCACCCGAGCGTTGGTCGACGACTTCGTCGTGGTCGATACCGACGCCGTGTGCGCCGCGATCAAGGATGTGTTTGAAGACACACGCAGCATTCTGGAACCCGCCGGAGCGCTCAGCGTCGCCGGTCTCAAGCAATATGCCGCGAAGCACAATCTGCTGGGCGACGCGCTCATCGCCGTCACGTGCGGGGCTAACATGAACTTCGACCGCCTACGCTTCGTGGCCGAACGTGCCGAAGTGGGTGAAAACCGGGAAGCCCTCTTCGCGGTCACGATTCCGGAACGCAAAGGGAGCTTCAAACGGCTGTGCGAACTGATCGGCCCGCGCGCGGTGACCGAGTTCAACTACCGCATCTCCGACTCGAACGTCGCGCACGTCTTTGTCGGCCTGGCAGTCAACAACCGAGACGAGGCCAAGCGAATCGCGGACGAACTTCGCTCGAGCAGCTTCGACACGCTCGACCTGACCGACGACGAACTGGCCAAGCTGCACGTCCGGCACCTGGTGGGGGGCCACAGCAAAATGGCAGCCGACGAGCACCTTTATCGCTTCGTCTTCCCCGAGCGGCCAGGGGCTTTGATGAAGTTCCTTTCCGCCATGCCCAGTGATTGGAACATCAGTTTGTTTCACTATCGCAATCAAGGCGCCGACTACGGACGCATTCTCGTGGGCCTGCAAATTCCCAGTGATGCGACCACTGAGTTTCAAGACTTCATCGAGAGCATCGCGTACCCGTACGTCGAAGAGACCGAGAACCCGGCCTATCGGTTGTTTCTCGCCTAG
- a CDS encoding bifunctional transcriptional activator/DNA repair enzyme AdaA: MNATIILPDPETMYQAIVDRDAEMEGLFLFAVKTTGIFCRPGCKAKPPKRENVEFFATADDALAAGYRACKRCRPQELSGSVPPWLTQLVDALEAEPTRRWSNADLIDMGLSPIRVRHWFQEHYQMTFHAYLRTRRIGLAVDMLNAGQDVTSVALDSGYQSLSGFRDSLRKWTGQSPTSIQQGEPILVERLLTPLGPMLAAASDAGLCLLEFADRKMLPKQFERINKRFQQPILPGTHPVLSEAAQQIDQYFRGERSEFTLPLRLDGTSFQETVWQKLLEIPYGQTRSYGELAKQLGKPNASRAVGRTNGDNRLAIVVPCHRVVRSDGHLCGYAGGLWRKKWLLEHERKARQTQLPL, from the coding sequence ATGAACGCTACGATCATCCTGCCCGACCCGGAAACCATGTACCAGGCCATCGTCGACCGCGATGCCGAGATGGAAGGTCTCTTCCTTTTCGCGGTCAAGACGACCGGCATCTTCTGCCGCCCTGGCTGCAAAGCGAAACCTCCCAAGCGCGAGAACGTCGAGTTCTTCGCCACCGCAGACGATGCGCTCGCCGCTGGCTATCGCGCGTGCAAACGCTGCCGCCCGCAGGAGCTATCCGGCAGTGTGCCCCCGTGGCTCACGCAGCTGGTCGATGCCCTCGAGGCCGAGCCGACGCGCCGCTGGTCCAATGCCGACCTGATCGATATGGGTCTGTCACCCATCCGCGTCCGACACTGGTTTCAAGAGCATTACCAGATGACCTTTCACGCGTACCTGCGTACTCGGCGGATTGGCCTGGCGGTCGACATGCTGAACGCCGGCCAGGACGTCACTTCAGTCGCATTGGATAGCGGCTACCAGTCGCTCAGCGGATTTCGCGACAGCCTCCGAAAATGGACCGGCCAGTCCCCCACCAGCATCCAGCAGGGCGAACCGATCCTGGTCGAGCGTTTGCTCACGCCGCTGGGCCCGATGCTGGCCGCCGCGAGCGACGCCGGGCTGTGCCTGTTGGAGTTTGCCGATCGCAAGATGCTGCCCAAACAGTTCGAGCGGATCAACAAGCGTTTTCAACAACCGATCCTGCCTGGCACGCACCCGGTGCTGAGCGAAGCGGCCCAGCAGATCGATCAGTACTTCCGCGGCGAGCGAAGCGAGTTCACCCTCCCCCTTCGCCTGGACGGCACCTCCTTTCAAGAGACCGTTTGGCAAAAGCTGCTGGAAATCCCTTATGGCCAGACCCGCTCGTACGGCGAGTTAGCCAAGCAGCTCGGCAAGCCCAACGCCTCCCGAGCCGTCGGCCGCACCAACGGCGACAACCGCCTGGCGATCGTCGTGCCGTGCCATCGCGTCGTCCGTAGCGACGGCCACCTGTGCGGCTACGCCGGCGGCTTGTGGCGTAAAAAGTGGCTGCTGGAACACGAACGAAAGGCCCGGCAAACGCAGTTGCCGCTGTGA
- a CDS encoding GlsB/YeaQ/YmgE family stress response membrane protein, with the protein MGEEALQVSEHFEAWANLFLTWVGFGTLTGLFAKAIMPGRDPGGPIATLAMGIGGSVIGCGMLSLFFEGYKVSPLSPLGFAVATGGAFIILFFYRLLSGHVIDESQPTAPRRMRLYSHRRRSSRSTADHY; encoded by the coding sequence ATGGGTGAAGAGGCATTACAGGTATCCGAACACTTCGAAGCGTGGGCCAATCTGTTTCTGACTTGGGTTGGTTTCGGCACGTTGACCGGGCTATTTGCCAAAGCGATCATGCCGGGCCGAGATCCTGGCGGACCGATTGCTACCCTAGCGATGGGGATTGGCGGATCGGTGATCGGCTGCGGAATGCTGTCCCTCTTTTTTGAAGGCTACAAGGTCTCGCCGCTGAGTCCTCTGGGATTTGCTGTGGCGACCGGCGGAGCGTTCATCATTTTGTTCTTTTACCGCCTTCTTTCGGGGCACGTGATCGACGAAAGCCAACCGACCGCCCCGCGGCGGATGCGGCTGTACTCGCATCGTCGCCGCTCCAGTCGCTCGACTGCCGACCATTATTAG
- a CDS encoding P-II family nitrogen regulator, which yields MKKIEAVVRHHKLDEIKEALVTKGFGGMTATEVQGFGRQKGQTETYRGAEYSIDFVPKIKIEIVCTDEQCQEIVDTIIQKAQSGQIGDGKIFISELTDAVRIRTAETGSSAI from the coding sequence ATGAAGAAGATTGAAGCCGTCGTCCGCCACCACAAGTTGGACGAAATCAAAGAAGCCCTGGTTACTAAAGGGTTTGGTGGTATGACCGCAACGGAAGTCCAGGGATTTGGACGTCAAAAGGGACAGACGGAGACCTATCGCGGTGCGGAATACTCGATCGATTTCGTACCCAAAATCAAAATCGAAATCGTCTGCACGGACGAACAGTGCCAGGAAATCGTAGATACCATTATCCAAAAGGCCCAGTCCGGCCAGATCGGTGACGGTAAGATCTTTATCTCCGAACTCACCGACGCCGTTCGTATTCGTACCGCCGAAACCGGATCGTCCGCGATTTAG
- a CDS encoding thioredoxin family protein — protein sequence MPLDWPTLFNSGLSYEDFLAKYANENQKERWSAKLRTLSLSEDQKTLLASFTREMHVLCLSGAWCGDCVDQCPMLQLVDQASPNIHVRYIDRDDAPDDLKEAIKVCGGNRVPVVVFLNEDDQVTGMYGDRTLAKYRQMVEKLGGAACSTGISLHPAGEMDALTTSVLAEWIDQFERHQWICRTSTRLREKHGD from the coding sequence ATGCCCTTAGACTGGCCCACTCTGTTCAATTCCGGCCTTTCCTACGAAGACTTTCTGGCGAAGTATGCCAACGAGAACCAGAAAGAACGCTGGAGTGCGAAGCTTCGGACGTTGTCCCTCAGCGAAGACCAAAAGACGTTGCTGGCCAGCTTCACGCGCGAGATGCACGTCCTTTGCCTCAGTGGCGCCTGGTGCGGTGATTGTGTTGATCAGTGTCCGATGCTGCAGTTAGTGGATCAGGCGTCTCCCAACATCCATGTTCGCTACATCGATCGGGATGACGCCCCGGATGATTTGAAAGAAGCGATCAAAGTGTGCGGCGGAAATCGTGTTCCGGTCGTCGTCTTTTTGAACGAAGATGATCAAGTGACTGGCATGTATGGCGACCGTACCTTGGCCAAGTATCGCCAGATGGTCGAGAAATTGGGCGGAGCCGCGTGCAGCACCGGCATTTCGCTGCATCCGGCCGGAGAAATGGATGCCCTGACGACGAGCGTGCTGGCCGAATGGATCGATCAGTTTGAACGTCATCAATGGATTTGCCGCACATCGACCCGTCTTCGCGAGAAGCACGGCGACTAG
- a CDS encoding SufE family protein, producing MNEPPTLTAEELIDDFEFAETKEERLKLIIELGRELPDLPEELRRDEFKVQGCQSQVWLVPEVVEGEAQAKKIVFRADSDAHIVKGLVGILVMLLSGKSPQEILDFDLRGLFDTLKLEKHLVPARSNGLHSMVRKIHEIAVSVR from the coding sequence TTGAACGAACCGCCCACACTCACCGCGGAAGAACTGATTGACGACTTCGAGTTCGCCGAAACGAAAGAAGAGCGGCTGAAGTTGATCATCGAATTGGGACGCGAACTGCCTGATCTGCCGGAAGAACTTCGCCGCGATGAATTCAAGGTCCAGGGATGCCAAAGCCAGGTGTGGTTGGTCCCGGAAGTCGTCGAGGGAGAAGCGCAGGCCAAGAAGATCGTCTTCCGAGCTGATAGCGATGCCCACATCGTCAAAGGGTTGGTTGGCATATTGGTAATGCTGCTGTCGGGCAAGAGCCCGCAAGAGATTCTCGACTTCGACCTGCGCGGGCTGTTCGATACGCTCAAACTCGAAAAGCACCTGGTGCCGGCTCGCTCGAATGGCTTGCATTCGATGGTGCGAAAGATTCACGAGATCGCGGTAAGCGTTCGCTAG
- a CDS encoding serine/threonine protein kinase has protein sequence MNQPDNEVVLKIAAEARRRQGAAREAFLDDTCGTDQVLRKLVEEKIRPKPAGTLVPAQVDLDATFAAPPASKHSLHPRQGLTTRYLPGTSLLVQVWASRLYRTIAIVSFVVLIILLGIGARYLVWNELSKVRQQEFTALLAADVQALTSWIETRKEHVSVVAKDQDVREAILSLVQEKRTLGDDYSASAVQEELAFFRQRFPKFTRSEDEAKRFIEENEPIAFDGHGDPLAVPPGLLPDEGIYFVANAAGVILASTEENAINQTLAGTRRLQVFSDVFQNKAGFIPPMRPDHEMTIPGTRPSVAFTWVYQPIYDDSNLPSALLCFGYYSVGNFTKSLINARTGQTGEAYAFDANGLMLTESRFTKDLWRMGILPEGEPSRANLMLRPPFAMQHPNPENHHRFTRLIAEALADHKSGPKSAVMMEPYLNYRGHYVVGAWQWIDEYNFGVAYETESQEAFRPFTYISFSQYALLFLIAGFAGLAYYAASSLVQMRRTIGENMIVGAYELIRKIGEGGMGQVYLARHQMLKRPTAVKLMRPEQTDPALIKRFEREVQLSSRLKHPNTVEIYDYGKTPDDIFYYAMEYLDGITIEVLVRQYGWQPISRTLWVMRQVAASLREAHESGLIHRDIKPLNIMLCRVGGEYDVAKVLDFGLVKNLSADPGATIVTNTTEISGTPMYIPPERVKNPTQADPRVDIYALGATAFFMLTGQTIFNAASAVDVLVQIVTQSIPSVKDASDRVIPDALQDLISRCLAKDPKDRPQTADEVLKEIEKLMDDFPWTQQDAADWWNNNIPVDELIELAILEPEQRPNA, from the coding sequence ATGAATCAGCCGGATAACGAAGTCGTTTTGAAAATAGCCGCCGAAGCTCGGCGACGCCAAGGTGCCGCTCGGGAGGCGTTTCTCGATGATACGTGCGGCACGGATCAGGTCCTTCGCAAGTTGGTTGAAGAAAAGATCCGCCCCAAGCCGGCCGGCACCCTGGTTCCCGCTCAAGTCGATCTCGACGCGACGTTCGCCGCCCCACCGGCGTCGAAGCATTCGCTTCACCCACGACAGGGACTGACTACTCGCTATCTTCCAGGCACCAGTTTGCTGGTCCAGGTTTGGGCATCCCGGTTGTATCGCACCATCGCCATCGTCAGCTTCGTCGTGCTGATCATCCTGCTGGGCATCGGGGCTCGATACTTGGTCTGGAACGAACTCAGCAAAGTCCGCCAGCAAGAGTTCACCGCTTTGCTGGCCGCCGACGTCCAGGCCCTGACCTCTTGGATCGAAACGCGTAAGGAACATGTTTCGGTCGTGGCCAAAGATCAAGACGTTCGTGAAGCGATCCTCAGCCTGGTCCAAGAAAAGCGAACGCTTGGAGACGACTACTCCGCCAGCGCCGTGCAGGAAGAACTCGCGTTCTTTCGCCAACGATTTCCAAAGTTCACGCGGTCAGAAGACGAAGCGAAACGTTTTATCGAAGAAAACGAGCCCATCGCATTCGACGGGCATGGCGATCCCCTGGCCGTTCCGCCAGGTTTGCTCCCGGACGAAGGGATATACTTCGTCGCCAACGCGGCCGGCGTGATCCTTGCCTCAACGGAAGAGAACGCGATCAACCAGACCCTCGCAGGCACCCGCCGACTGCAAGTCTTTTCCGATGTGTTTCAGAACAAAGCGGGATTCATTCCCCCCATGCGTCCCGATCACGAAATGACCATTCCCGGCACCCGACCAAGTGTCGCATTCACGTGGGTCTATCAGCCTATCTACGACGACTCCAATCTTCCGTCGGCGCTGCTCTGCTTCGGCTATTATTCCGTGGGCAACTTCACCAAGTCGCTCATCAATGCCCGGACCGGCCAGACCGGCGAAGCGTATGCGTTTGATGCCAATGGTCTGATGCTGACCGAAAGCCGCTTTACCAAAGACCTGTGGCGGATGGGGATCTTGCCCGAAGGGGAACCGTCGCGGGCCAATCTGATGCTTCGGCCACCGTTCGCCATGCAGCATCCCAATCCTGAGAATCACCACCGCTTCACGCGTCTGATTGCCGAAGCGCTTGCCGATCATAAATCGGGCCCCAAGTCGGCCGTGATGATGGAGCCGTACCTCAACTACCGAGGGCATTACGTCGTGGGGGCCTGGCAGTGGATCGACGAATACAACTTTGGCGTCGCCTACGAAACCGAATCGCAAGAAGCGTTCCGCCCTTTCACGTATATTTCCTTTTCCCAGTATGCCCTCTTGTTTCTGATCGCCGGATTCGCGGGTCTCGCTTATTACGCCGCATCCTCTCTGGTGCAAATGCGCCGCACGATCGGCGAGAACATGATCGTCGGTGCTTATGAACTCATCCGAAAAATCGGCGAAGGAGGCATGGGCCAGGTTTACCTCGCACGGCACCAGATGCTCAAACGCCCCACGGCCGTCAAGCTGATGCGACCCGAGCAAACCGATCCCGCGCTGATCAAACGATTCGAACGTGAAGTTCAGCTTTCGAGCCGCTTGAAGCATCCCAACACGGTCGAGATCTACGACTACGGCAAGACGCCGGACGACATCTTCTACTACGCGATGGAGTATCTCGACGGCATCACCATTGAAGTCCTCGTGCGTCAGTATGGCTGGCAGCCGATCTCCCGCACGCTCTGGGTCATGCGGCAAGTGGCCGCGTCGCTGCGCGAAGCCCACGAGAGTGGTCTGATCCATCGCGACATCAAACCGCTCAACATCATGCTCTGCCGCGTCGGCGGCGAGTACGACGTGGCCAAGGTGTTGGACTTTGGCCTGGTGAAAAACCTTTCGGCCGATCCCGGCGCGACCATCGTGACCAACACGACTGAGATCAGCGGAACCCCCATGTACATTCCGCCTGAGCGAGTCAAAAACCCCACCCAGGCCGATCCGCGCGTCGATATTTACGCCCTGGGAGCGACCGCGTTCTTCATGCTTACCGGGCAGACGATCTTCAACGCGGCCAGTGCCGTCGATGTGTTGGTGCAGATCGTTACGCAGTCGATTCCTTCGGTGAAAGACGCATCCGACCGCGTCATTCCCGATGCCCTGCAAGACCTTATCTCACGCTGCCTGGCCAAAGACCCCAAGGACCGTCCTCAAACGGCTGACGAGGTCTTGAAGGAAATCGAAAAGTTGATGGACGACTTCCCCTGGACCCAGCAAGATGCCGCCGACTGGTGGAACAATAACATCCCCGTCGACGAGTTGATTGAACTGGCAATCCTGGAACCAGAACAACGACCCAACGCTTAG
- a CDS encoding aldose epimerase family protein — translation MNVTASEFGQLPDGTVIAKYTVDNGNGIVMELINYGAIMTSLSTPDKDGKSTNINVGFDNLESYLGGTPYFGATVGRYANRIAKGKFTLGGKQYTLATNNGPNTLHGGEKGFDKVVWDSKKIETEDAVGVQFDYSSKDGEEGYPGNLKVTVKYTLTPDNKLVMDYTATTDAETVLNLTNHNYWNLAGATSGKNYDHQLKLEADKYLPVDETLIPTGDMASVKGTPMDFTQFKAIGKDIQQTGGDPIGYDHCYVLNDQSGNLSLAATVKEPTSGRVMQVWTTQPGIQFYSGNFLDGSKGNAGLNQHEAFCLETQHYPDTPNQPSFPTATLKPGETYHETTVHKFSVEK, via the coding sequence ATGAATGTGACCGCGAGCGAGTTCGGCCAACTGCCCGATGGAACCGTGATTGCCAAGTACACGGTCGACAACGGCAACGGCATCGTGATGGAACTGATCAACTACGGCGCGATCATGACCAGCCTTTCCACGCCTGATAAAGACGGCAAGTCGACCAACATCAACGTTGGTTTCGACAACCTGGAAAGCTACCTGGGCGGCACGCCTTACTTCGGTGCGACCGTGGGGCGCTATGCCAATCGTATCGCCAAGGGGAAGTTCACCCTCGGCGGCAAACAGTACACCCTGGCCACCAACAACGGCCCCAATACGCTGCACGGCGGTGAAAAGGGATTCGATAAGGTCGTCTGGGACTCCAAGAAAATCGAAACCGAAGACGCCGTCGGCGTGCAGTTCGATTACTCCAGCAAGGATGGCGAAGAAGGCTATCCCGGTAACTTGAAGGTCACCGTGAAGTACACCCTGACCCCAGATAACAAGCTGGTGATGGATTACACGGCGACGACCGACGCCGAAACCGTGCTGAACCTGACCAACCACAACTACTGGAACCTGGCCGGTGCCACCAGTGGCAAGAACTACGATCACCAACTGAAGTTGGAAGCCGACAAGTACCTGCCGGTGGACGAAACGCTGATTCCTACCGGCGACATGGCGTCGGTCAAGGGAACCCCGATGGACTTCACCCAGTTCAAGGCGATCGGCAAAGACATCCAACAGACCGGCGGCGATCCAATCGGCTACGACCACTGCTACGTGCTCAACGATCAATCGGGCAATCTGTCGCTAGCCGCCACCGTCAAAGAACCGACCTCCGGCCGTGTGATGCAAGTTTGGACCACCCAACCCGGTATCCAGTTCTACAGTGGCAACTTCCTGGATGGCAGCAAAGGAAACGCCGGGCTCAACCAGCACGAAGCGTTCTGTCTGGAAACGCAGCACTACCCCGACACCCCGAACCAGCCCAGCTTCCCTACGGCAACGCTAAAGCCAGGCGAAACGTACCATGAGACGACTGTCCACAAGTTCTCCGTCGAGAAATAG
- a CDS encoding RNA polymerase sigma factor gives MNPIELPGDNVKPEPAQLLQQHERWLRTALYARLRSPVEVDDVMQETVTAALENWQQIRDPSAVGPWLYKIAIRKALLYRRKQGRIRKLHDAVEQNLPPKTNAESNPLDWLLAEERNELVRQALNELPRRDAEILLLKYTEQWSYREISERLGVSTSAVEARLHRARQRLRERLVAREIFSTAT, from the coding sequence ATGAACCCCATCGAGCTGCCAGGAGACAACGTGAAGCCCGAGCCCGCACAACTGCTGCAGCAGCATGAGCGATGGCTGAGAACTGCGCTGTACGCACGGCTTCGCAGCCCGGTGGAGGTGGACGATGTGATGCAGGAAACGGTTACCGCAGCGCTGGAAAATTGGCAGCAGATAAGGGACCCCAGCGCTGTGGGACCGTGGCTCTACAAGATAGCCATTCGTAAGGCGCTCTTGTATCGCCGCAAGCAAGGACGGATTCGCAAGCTGCACGATGCCGTCGAGCAGAACTTGCCACCCAAAACAAATGCCGAATCCAACCCGTTGGATTGGCTGTTGGCCGAAGAACGCAACGAACTCGTTCGTCAGGCCTTGAACGAACTACCAAGACGCGATGCCGAGATCCTCTTGCTCAAGTACACCGAGCAGTGGAGCTATCGCGAAATCAGCGAGCGACTGGGCGTAAGCACCAGCGCCGTGGAAGCCAGACTTCATCGTGCTCGTCAACGATTACGAGAGCGATTGGTGGCCCGCGAGATCTTCTCGACGGCGACCTGA
- a CDS encoding S1C family serine protease — protein sequence MKVRHWFMAAILATGVVAIPMMQVVTADEAAKEETKVEAKQEEPAAKKYWLGVQLAPTPEILKKHVERLKDGGAMVAGVAPESPAEKAGLKAGDHVLKVNDVTITSPEQMVDVVRDSDGKAMTVRVLRGLEIESVTVQPEEAPENMWSASPQFGAVPGIEMQPAHPGARLRFFGPGQMVPPQVRLQALDKDMPQNMMIRVEKKGDAPTTLHIERDGQKWSVTEDQIDQLPEDLQPVAKKYLTFGNTGNIIIGGQDVPFIELQEMLKDMGPQGLPGNADFQQRMQEEMKQMHEMIRKMHERMERIQVAPPAAEKPAENEV from the coding sequence ATGAAGGTCAGACATTGGTTCATGGCCGCCATACTGGCGACCGGCGTCGTCGCCATTCCGATGATGCAGGTCGTCACCGCCGACGAAGCGGCCAAGGAAGAAACGAAGGTCGAAGCCAAGCAGGAAGAACCAGCCGCCAAAAAGTATTGGCTTGGCGTTCAATTGGCACCGACGCCTGAGATCTTGAAGAAGCACGTCGAACGTCTGAAGGATGGCGGCGCGATGGTCGCGGGAGTCGCCCCCGAGAGCCCTGCCGAAAAGGCCGGCCTGAAAGCAGGCGATCACGTTTTGAAGGTGAATGACGTGACGATCACTTCGCCAGAACAGATGGTGGACGTCGTTCGCGATAGCGATGGCAAGGCGATGACCGTGCGTGTTCTCCGCGGCTTAGAGATCGAGTCGGTGACCGTGCAGCCGGAAGAAGCCCCTGAGAACATGTGGTCAGCCAGTCCGCAGTTCGGCGCCGTTCCTGGAATCGAAATGCAACCAGCTCACCCAGGTGCCCGTCTGCGTTTCTTTGGCCCGGGTCAAATGGTGCCCCCTCAAGTGCGTCTGCAGGCCCTCGATAAAGACATGCCGCAGAACATGATGATCCGAGTTGAAAAGAAGGGCGATGCCCCCACCACGCTGCACATCGAACGTGACGGCCAGAAGTGGAGCGTGACCGAAGATCAAATCGATCAACTACCCGAAGATCTGCAGCCAGTTGCCAAGAAGTACCTGACGTTCGGCAACACCGGCAACATCATCATTGGTGGTCAAGATGTTCCATTCATCGAACTACAGGAAATGTTGAAGGACATGGGCCCGCAAGGACTGCCTGGCAACGCCGACTTCCAGCAGCGGATGCAGGAAGAAATGAAGCAGATGCACGAGATGATCCGCAAGATGCACGAGCGGATGGAACGCATTCAAGTCGCCCCACCTGCCGCTGAGAAGCCTGCCGAGAACGAAGTTTAG